One Helianthus annuus cultivar XRQ/B chromosome 12, HanXRQr2.0-SUNRISE, whole genome shotgun sequence genomic region harbors:
- the LOC110895540 gene encoding uncharacterized protein LOC110895540 yields MAVLFQKFQKFVGTLAKSPTFAKDPRRLQFETDINRLFLYTSYNRVGKDAEEADIEEIINMASKSDLADQEKQVQENIHSQITNFCTFMDHILLPESKSDDESSQQHTTPPRRSGLSLAIGRNAPPNTQVDIPETKPLTFAESRQRLKELMGYTLELKPSQIPHEQAGRGLFVDGEADVGSVIALYPGVIYSPAYYRYIPGYPRVDARNPYLITRYDGTVINGQPWGTGGETREAWTQSSVYRPHPSEARSETGSDRVWKMLSKPLEASRVGFTGEVLERRNPLALAHFANHPAKGTEPNVMVCPYDFPLNEKGIRAYIPNVVFGGVEEVKMKRFGSFWFKSRGESNDGQQTGPVMKSVALVATRLIRDEEVYLNYRLSNSKRRPSWYTPVDEEEDRRRWS; encoded by the exons ATTCGAAACAGACATAAATCGGCTCTTCCTCTATACCAG CTATAACCGGGTGGGAAAGGATGCTGAAGAAGCAGATATCGAGGAGATTATAAACATGGCAAGTAAATCGGACCTAGCGGATCAAGAAAAACAGGTTCAAGAAAACATTCATTCTCAAATTACGAACTTCTGCACGTTTATGGATCATATTCTACTTCCTGAATCGAAATCCGATGATGAATCATCGCAACAACACACCACTCCTCCTCGTCGTAGTGGCCTTAGTCTTGCAATTGGTCGAAACGCCCCACCGAACACGCAAGTTG ATATCCCCGAGACAAAACCGTTGACTTTTGCAGAGTCACGCCAAAGGTTAAAAGAGCTAATGGGCTACACCCTTGAGCTCAAACCGTCTCAAATTCCTCACGAACAGGCGGGCCGGGGTTTATTCGTAGACGGTGAAGCAGATGTCGGCTCGGTAATAGCACTCTACCCAGGTGTAATCTACTCTCCCGCGTATTACCGTTACATCCCCGGATACCCAAGAGTCGATGCACGAAACCCGTATCTTATAACCCGCTACGACGGGACCGTAATTAACGGTCAACCTTGGGGTACGGGTGGTGAAACGAGGGAAGCGTGGACGCAGTCTAGCGTTTATCGGCCCCACCCGAGTGAAGCACGTTCCGAGACGGGGTCGGACCGGGTGTGGAAGATGTTAAGCAAACCGTTAGAAGCGTCACGGGTCGGGTTTACCGGTGAGGTTTTGGAGCGAAGAAACCCGTTAGCGTTAGCTCATTTCGCAAACCACCCTGCTAAGGGTACGGAACCGAATGTTATGGTCTGCCCTTATGATTTTCCGTTGAACGAAAAGGGTATTCGAGCGTATATACCGAATGTTGTTTTCGGGGGTGTGGAAGAAGTGAAGATGAAACGATTTGGGAGTTTTTGGTTTAAGTCGCGAGGCGAGTCAAACGATGGTCAACAGACGGGTCCGGTTATGAAGAGTGTTGCGCTTGTTGCGACTAGGTTGATTAGGGATGAAGAGGTTTATTTGAATTATAGATTGAGTAATTCGAAGAGAAGGCCTTCTTGGTATACTCCTGTTGATGAGGAAGAGGATAGAAGAAGATGgagctaa